The region TCGTCGAGGGGCTCCTGCTCGACGCGGGCAGCAGCGGCGGCGTGGACGCCCGCTGGGCGCAGCGCCTCGCGGCGGGCGCCATGGTCGGCAACGCGCAGTCGGAGCGGCAGGAGACGACCACGCTGACCACCCGGCTGCACCGGGTCGACGGCCGCCTGCTGCTGAGCGGGACGAAGTACTACACGACCGGCAGCATCTACGCGGACTGGGTGCACCTCGCCGCGCTCTACGGCGACGAGCGGGTCCTGGTCACGGTCGCGGCCGACCACCCCGGGGTGCGCCCCGTGGACGACTGGGACGGCTTCGGCCAGCTGCTCACCGGCAGCGGCACCACCACCTTCGACGCGGTCCCCGTCGACCCGCGCGACGTCTCCGCGCCCGGCGTGGAGACCGTGCGCTGGCAGTACCTCGGCTCGGTGTTCCAGCTCGCGCTGCTCGCCGTGGTCGCCGGCATCGCCCAGCGGGCGCTGGAGGACACGGTCGACTTCGTCCGGCCGCGGCGGCGGACCTTCGCCGTGGCGGGGGAGTCCTCGCCCAGGGAGGACCCGCTCGTGCAGCACGTCGTCGGCGAGCTGAGCGCCGCGGCGTCCACCGCGCGCCGGGTCGTGCTGAGCCTGGCCCGTGACCTGGACGCCGCCCGGCGGGCGGGGGAGGACCTGCAACCGCTGCAGCTGGAGGTGTACCGGGCCCAGCGCACGGTGCCGCAGCTCGTGCTCGAGGCCACGTCGTCGCTGTTCGAGGTGGGCGGGGCGTCCGCGCTGTCCCGGGGGCTCGGCCTGGACCGGCACTGGCGCAACGCCCGGACGGTGGCCTCGCACAACCCGGTCGCGCAGCGCACCCGCGCCGTCGGCCGGTACGAGCTGCTCGGGATCCTGCCCGAGCCCTCGGCGGCGGGCGCGCCCGCCGCCGAGGACCAGCAGGCGTCGTCGCTCGCTGTCGCCGCGCCGGGCCCGGGGCGGCTGTGAGCGCGCTCGTCGACCGGTTCGCCGACGTCCTCGACGAGGTCGGCGAGGGCGCGGTCGAGCGGGAGCGCGAGCGGCGGCTGCCCTACGCCGAGGTCGGGCTGCTGCGGGAGGCGGGGTTCACGACGGTCACCCTGCCGACCGCGTACGGCGGGGCGGGCGCCGACCACGAGGACCTGTTCGAGCTGCTCGCCGAGGTCGCCCGCCGCGACCCCAACCTCGCCCAGCTGTTCCGGTCGCACTTCTCCTTCGTCGACCGGACGCTGCACGCGCCGCCGTCGGCGCGGCGGGACGCGCGGCTGCGGCTCGTCGCCGACGGGGCCGTCCACGGCAACGCC is a window of Aquipuribacter hungaricus DNA encoding:
- a CDS encoding acyl-CoA dehydrogenase family protein yields the protein MSGSSTAFDGLLASVREGAVRREADRTLLFDEVRALTDLRFGAARLPVEAGGEGIGLEELVSRLVRLSAADASLGHLWRGHVAFVEGLLLDAGSSGGVDARWAQRLAAGAMVGNAQSERQETTTLTTRLHRVDGRLLLSGTKYYTTGSIYADWVHLAALYGDERVLVTVAADHPGVRPVDDWDGFGQLLTGSGTTTFDAVPVDPRDVSAPGVETVRWQYLGSVFQLALLAVVAGIAQRALEDTVDFVRPRRRTFAVAGESSPREDPLVQHVVGELSAAASTARRVVLSLARDLDAARRAGEDLQPLQLEVYRAQRTVPQLVLEATSSLFEVGGASALSRGLGLDRHWRNARTVASHNPVAQRTRAVGRYELLGILPEPSAAGAPAAEDQQASSLAVAAPGPGRL